Proteins from a genomic interval of Peromyscus leucopus breed LL Stock chromosome 12, UCI_PerLeu_2.1, whole genome shotgun sequence:
- the Cldn5 gene encoding claudin-5 yields MGSAALEILGLVLCLVGWVGLILACGLPMWQVTAFLDHNIVTAQTTWKGLWMSCVVQSTGHMQCKVYESVLALSAEVQAARALTVGSVLLALVALFVTLTGAQCTTCVAAGPVKARVALTGGALYALCGLLALVPLCWFANIVVREFYDPAVPVSQKYELGAALYIGWAASALLMCGGGLVCCGAWVCTGRPEFSFPVKYSAPRRPTANGEYDKKNYV; encoded by the coding sequence ATGGGGTCCGCAGCGTTGGAAATTCTGGGTCTGGTGTTGTGCCTAGTAGGTTGGGTGGGATTGATCCTGGCGTGTGGGCTGCCCATGTGGCAGGTGACTGCCTTCCTGGACCACAACATCGTGACGGCGCAGACGACTTGGAAGGGGCTGTGGATGTCGTGCGTGGTGCAGAGCACGGGGCACATGCAGTGTAAGGTGTATGAGTCTGTGCTGGCGCTGAGTGCCGAGGTGCAGGCAGCTCGGGCGCTCACCGTGGGCTCTGTGCTGCTGGCGCTGGTGGCGCTCTTTGTTACCTTGACCGGTGCGCAGTGCACCACCTGCGTGGCCGCGGGCCCAGTGAAGGCACGCGTGGCGCTCACCGGCGGAGCGCTTTACGCGTTGTGCGGGCTGCTGGCACTTGTGCCGCTTTGCTGGTTCGCCAACATCGTGGTCCGCGAGTTCTACGATCCCGCGGTGCCGGTGTCTCAGAAGTACGAGCTGGGCGCGGCGCTGTACATCGGTTGGGCGGCCTCGGCTCTGCTCATGTGCGGCGGGGGTCTCGTGTGCTGCGGCGCCTGGGTCTGCACCGGCCGCCCGGAGTTCAGCTTCCCGGTTAAGTACTCGGCGCCGCGGCGGCCCACGGCCAACGGCGAATACGACAAGAAGAATTACGTCTAA